A stretch of the Clostridium fungisolvens genome encodes the following:
- a CDS encoding undecaprenyl-diphosphatase: protein MNMDFFRLINNLANKNVVMDKIMIFFSKDVPYIFMAITAIVFFVGIINKKDEYRKIAFNTFLITLINLIISFIIGNIYYVNRPFVNNKVNLLMTHPADASFPSDHATGTMSIALGLRRYNKMLSIILMVLSLIVGFSRIYVGHHYPLDIIGAYIIVAITGHIYDLKLRDKVNRLYDVVEKKIVAIRL from the coding sequence ATGAATATGGATTTTTTTAGATTGATAAATAATTTAGCAAATAAAAACGTAGTTATGGATAAAATAATGATTTTCTTTTCAAAAGATGTACCTTATATTTTTATGGCAATAACCGCCATAGTGTTTTTCGTAGGAATTATAAATAAAAAAGATGAGTATAGAAAAATTGCCTTTAATACCTTCCTCATTACACTAATTAATTTAATAATTAGTTTTATAATTGGAAACATATATTACGTTAATAGGCCTTTTGTTAATAACAAAGTGAATTTATTAATGACTCACCCAGCAGATGCATCTTTTCCAAGTGACCATGCAACTGGAACAATGAGCATAGCATTAGGACTTAGAAGATATAATAAGATGCTTAGCATAATATTAATGGTACTTTCATTAATCGTAGGGTTTTCGAGAATATATGTAGGGCATCACTATCCTTTAGATATAATTGGTGCATACATTATTGTTGCTATAACAGGACATATTTATGATTTGAAATTAAGAGATAAAGTTAATAGATTGTATGATGTAGTAGAGAAAAAAATAGTAGCTATCCGTTTATAA